In one Zymobacter palmae genomic region, the following are encoded:
- a CDS encoding SPFH domain-containing protein, which yields MPSNKSLVLIALMAMLAWLASTSFFVVSEQQTGIQRRFERVVDGHLAPGLHVKLPIVDKVVLFDKRMQTSLLDGRTFVLSSGEEILGDLVATWQIDSPERYDSARKGDENKVAHELMQTVATQLTEQMSHLTLADLSTSRQDQALQAVRSVLDSRLHDTLGVTVTGVAFRRITLPDARVADVEQKMTAAWQHDATTATSDGQDMADQVRADAERRKAMLLATAHENAETARGATDAEIAARYNDAFTRNPTFFRFYQGLKTWREGMQHGNGVLVLGPEDDLIRWIKAGR from the coding sequence ATGCCCAGCAATAAATCACTTGTGCTGATCGCGCTGATGGCCATGCTGGCGTGGTTGGCCAGTACCAGTTTCTTTGTTGTGAGCGAGCAGCAAACCGGTATCCAACGACGCTTTGAGCGGGTCGTCGATGGTCATCTGGCACCGGGCCTGCACGTTAAGCTGCCGATTGTCGACAAGGTGGTGCTGTTCGACAAGCGTATGCAAACCAGCCTGCTGGATGGGCGCACCTTTGTGCTGTCCTCGGGTGAGGAAATTCTGGGCGACCTTGTGGCGACTTGGCAGATCGATTCGCCGGAACGCTATGACAGTGCGCGCAAGGGCGATGAGAATAAGGTAGCGCATGAACTGATGCAGACCGTCGCGACTCAGCTTACTGAGCAGATGAGTCATCTGACGTTAGCAGACCTGTCGACTTCACGTCAGGATCAGGCCCTGCAGGCTGTACGCAGCGTGTTGGACAGTCGCCTTCATGACACGCTTGGCGTAACCGTTACCGGCGTCGCGTTCCGTCGCATCACACTGCCGGACGCACGCGTAGCTGACGTTGAGCAGAAAATGACGGCAGCATGGCAGCATGATGCCACCACCGCGACCTCTGACGGTCAAGATATGGCTGATCAGGTGCGGGCGGACGCTGAGCGCCGTAAGGCGATGCTGCTGGCGACGGCACACGAGAATGCTGAAACAGCCCGCGGTGCAACCGACGCTGAGATTGCTGCCCGTTACAACGATGCCTTTACGCGCAATCCGACCTTCTTCCGCTTCTATCAGGGGTTGAAGACTTGGCGAGAAGGCATGCAGCACGGCAATGGCGTGCTGGTGCTAGGGCCAGAAGATGATCTGATACGCTGGATCAAAGCAGGGCGTTGA
- the hflK gene encoding FtsH protease activity modulator HflK, which translates to MAWKAPGEGGKDKGDDPRPQDGGGNAGAPQGRPEHDPWRGGRQRPSQRPPDLDEVAKRVWRTLTGKRRSGGPRDPNTPPSRKGNAFVLPGAILGIAALVWLGAGVYTVSDGQVGVVMRQGRYQNTVASGIHWNPSLIDRVTRVNVGQDHWLVTRRQQLTQDGNLVTLHVRASYRIVSAVDYVRNVEHPEQMLQSALDTAVSHVVSSHPLDELLSGERTATSSAISSALQTAFPGQLTGTELRDIRIEEVAVPKSVEAAMKAAEQARQQAKATIQEAETQRDQLIAQAEREAHQLQEESRAYHDTAIARARSDIAQYMAVLHTYERAPEVTRDRLYLDAVRAIMAAPGIRTVNTQSDNTAVSVPPAGAPAPVGPPPLLPPHLSETSASGHASLPGTPAAKAQTAPRDAARSDRDSGERHYDRSLKEGRQ; encoded by the coding sequence ATGGCGTGGAAGGCACCTGGTGAAGGTGGCAAGGATAAGGGTGATGATCCCCGGCCGCAGGATGGCGGCGGCAACGCTGGTGCACCGCAGGGACGTCCTGAACACGATCCGTGGCGTGGGGGGCGGCAGCGCCCTTCTCAGCGGCCTCCTGATCTTGACGAAGTCGCCAAGCGGGTATGGCGTACGCTGACGGGCAAGCGTCGTTCTGGCGGCCCGCGCGACCCGAATACACCGCCTTCCCGTAAGGGCAACGCTTTCGTGTTGCCGGGTGCCATTCTCGGTATCGCGGCTCTGGTATGGCTGGGCGCTGGCGTTTATACGGTCAGCGATGGCCAAGTCGGCGTCGTGATGCGGCAGGGGCGCTATCAGAACACCGTGGCATCCGGCATTCACTGGAATCCTTCGCTGATTGATCGCGTCACACGCGTCAACGTTGGTCAAGACCACTGGCTGGTTACTCGCCGCCAGCAGCTGACCCAGGATGGCAATCTTGTCACGCTGCATGTCCGTGCAAGCTATCGCATTGTGTCGGCAGTCGATTACGTCCGCAATGTTGAACATCCCGAACAGATGCTGCAGAGCGCGCTTGATACCGCGGTCAGCCATGTGGTGTCGTCACATCCGTTAGATGAACTGCTGAGCGGTGAGCGTACTGCGACGAGCAGTGCGATCAGCAGTGCTTTGCAGACAGCGTTTCCGGGTCAGCTGACCGGTACCGAACTGCGCGACATACGCATCGAAGAAGTGGCGGTGCCCAAGTCCGTTGAAGCCGCCATGAAGGCTGCTGAGCAGGCGCGCCAGCAGGCCAAGGCCACAATTCAGGAGGCCGAAACGCAGCGCGATCAGCTGATCGCACAGGCCGAGCGTGAAGCGCACCAGCTTCAGGAAGAATCGCGGGCCTATCACGATACTGCCATCGCGCGGGCACGCAGTGACATTGCTCAGTACATGGCGGTACTGCACACCTATGAGCGCGCTCCTGAGGTGACTCGCGATCGCCTGTATTTGGATGCCGTCCGCGCCATCATGGCGGCACCGGGTATCCGCACCGTTAATACACAGAGCGACAACACCGCCGTGTCGGTGCCGCCTGCCGGCGCTCCTGCACCAGTGGGGCCACCGCCTTTGCTGCCGCCACACCTCAGCGAAACGTCTGCCAGTGGGCATGCCTCTCTGCCGGGAACGCCTGCAGCTAAGGCTCAGACGGCTCCACGCGACGCCGCCCGCAGTGACCGCGATAGCGGCGAGCGTCATTACGACCGCAGTCTCAAGGAGGGGCGTCAGTAA
- the hflX gene encoding ribosome rescue GTPase HflX yields MFFERPESGETAVLVHIDFQNGRDAEDPAELLELVRSAGAEPAVLIEGTRRLAHPKTFIGEGKVEEIKAAVLEHEAEIVIFNHALSPSQERNLERALSCRVLDRTGLILDIFAQRARTHEGKLQVELAQLEYMSTRLVRGWTHLERQKGGIGLRGPGETQLETDRRLLRARIKSIHKRLERVRKQREQNRRARSRAEIPSVSLVGYTNAGKSTLFNALTASDVYAADQLFATLDPTLRRLDIADVGPIVLADTVGFIRHLPHKLVEAFHATLEEAAQSDLLLHVVDAADPERDANIEQVENVLAEIGADNVPRLMVMNKIDRLGSEPRIDRNGLQEPSAVWLSAREQTGFDELRQALSERLAIDVVDMSVTLRPDQGALRAQLYAQDAVQSEEFDEQGQIMLSIRLPRRDFLQLLSKAGEDPHRYLPEMADQDPW; encoded by the coding sequence TTGTTTTTCGAACGTCCCGAATCGGGAGAAACGGCGGTTCTGGTTCATATTGATTTCCAGAATGGTCGAGATGCGGAAGATCCGGCTGAATTGCTGGAACTTGTTCGCTCTGCAGGTGCCGAGCCGGCTGTCCTTATCGAAGGCACGCGTCGGCTCGCCCATCCCAAGACATTTATCGGTGAAGGCAAGGTTGAAGAGATAAAGGCTGCTGTGCTTGAGCACGAAGCCGAAATCGTCATCTTCAACCACGCGTTGTCACCTTCCCAAGAGCGTAACCTCGAAAGGGCGCTCTCTTGCCGCGTTCTCGACCGTACCGGTCTGATCCTCGACATCTTTGCTCAGCGTGCGCGTACCCACGAGGGTAAGTTGCAGGTCGAGCTTGCTCAGCTCGAGTACATGTCGACGCGTCTGGTACGTGGTTGGACGCACCTTGAGCGCCAGAAAGGCGGGATTGGTCTGCGCGGGCCAGGGGAAACCCAGCTCGAAACCGACCGACGTCTCTTGAGAGCGCGCATTAAGTCGATTCACAAGCGTCTTGAGCGCGTGCGTAAGCAGCGTGAGCAGAACCGACGGGCGCGTTCGCGCGCCGAGATACCCTCGGTATCACTGGTGGGCTACACCAACGCCGGTAAGTCGACGCTGTTCAACGCGCTGACGGCGTCTGATGTGTATGCGGCTGACCAGCTGTTCGCTACGCTTGATCCTACGCTGCGTCGTCTCGACATCGCGGACGTTGGTCCGATTGTGCTGGCCGATACCGTAGGATTCATTCGTCATCTGCCGCACAAGCTGGTCGAAGCATTCCATGCCACGCTCGAAGAAGCCGCGCAGTCTGATCTGCTGCTCCATGTTGTGGATGCTGCAGACCCTGAGCGCGACGCTAACATTGAGCAGGTCGAGAATGTGCTGGCCGAGATCGGTGCGGACAACGTGCCGCGCTTGATGGTCATGAACAAGATCGACCGACTGGGCAGTGAACCTCGCATCGACCGCAATGGGCTGCAAGAACCGTCGGCCGTCTGGCTATCGGCGCGCGAACAGACGGGGTTCGATGAACTGCGTCAGGCGTTGTCCGAACGTTTGGCCATTGATGTCGTGGACATGAGTGTGACGCTGCGCCCCGATCAGGGGGCACTGCGTGCGCAGCTCTATGCTCAGGACGCGGTGCAGAGCGAAGAGTTCGATGAACAAGGGCAGATCATGCTGAGTATCCGTCTGCCGCGGCGCGATTTTCTGCAGCTGTTGTCGAAGGCTGGGGAAGACCCGCATCGCTATCTGCCGGAAATGGCTGATCAGGATCCTTGGTAA
- the hfq gene encoding RNA chaperone Hfq, translated as MSKGQSLQDPYLNILRKERIPVSIFLVNGIKLQGQIESFDQFVILLRNTVSQMVYKHAISTVVPSRNVRLPAQDPNFQASQHQHQHQDN; from the coding sequence ATGTCCAAAGGACAGTCATTACAAGATCCGTACCTGAACATTCTCCGCAAGGAGCGCATTCCCGTTTCCATCTTTCTGGTAAACGGCATCAAGCTGCAAGGGCAGATCGAATCGTTCGATCAGTTCGTTATCCTGCTGCGTAACACGGTCAGCCAGATGGTCTACAAACATGCCATCTCGACGGTTGTACCTTCTCGCAATGTGCGTTTGCCCGCTCAGGATCCGAACTTCCAGGCCAGCCAGCATCAACATCAACACCAGGATAATTGA
- the miaA gene encoding tRNA (adenosine(37)-N6)-dimethylallyltransferase MiaA has product MSVTHDDRPRVVFILGPTASGKTAAASILHAEGEGDVISVDSAMVYRDMNIGTAKPTAEELRQVPHRLIDIRDPSEGYSTGEFRRDAIREIDDILAAGRTPLLVGGTMLYFKTLLEGNTNLPATSPEVRQALAERLECEGLLALHAELKRVDPESGARIHPNDPQRTLRALEVYHQTGRTLTDFWQEQQRQPLPWRVQTLALAPAERSVLHQRIEVRFDEMLNQGFIEEVEALRARGDLTADMPSMRSVGYRQAWAYLEGQDDFAAFRDKSIAATRQLAKRQITWLRSWKTPLTWCDMTASDAVSHLLKTVRDVHR; this is encoded by the coding sequence ATGAGTGTGACTCACGACGACCGCCCTCGGGTGGTCTTCATTCTGGGGCCGACGGCCTCGGGCAAGACGGCTGCGGCCTCCATTCTGCATGCCGAAGGCGAAGGCGACGTCATCAGTGTCGATTCCGCAATGGTCTATCGTGATATGAACATCGGGACGGCCAAGCCCACCGCTGAGGAACTTCGGCAGGTTCCTCACCGTCTTATTGACATCCGTGATCCTTCGGAAGGCTATTCGACGGGTGAATTTCGTCGCGATGCCATTCGCGAGATTGACGATATTCTCGCTGCTGGGCGCACGCCGCTGCTGGTCGGTGGCACCATGCTGTATTTCAAGACGCTGCTGGAGGGCAATACCAACCTGCCTGCGACGTCACCCGAGGTTCGGCAGGCGCTGGCAGAACGTTTGGAATGTGAAGGGCTGCTAGCCCTGCATGCCGAGCTGAAACGAGTTGATCCTGAGTCGGGGGCGCGAATTCATCCCAACGACCCTCAGCGCACGCTGCGCGCACTAGAGGTCTATCATCAGACAGGACGTACGTTGACCGACTTCTGGCAAGAGCAGCAGCGCCAGCCTCTGCCGTGGCGAGTGCAGACGCTGGCGTTGGCCCCTGCGGAACGCTCGGTACTGCATCAGCGCATCGAAGTGCGTTTCGACGAGATGCTGAATCAAGGATTTATCGAGGAAGTCGAAGCCTTGAGGGCGCGCGGCGACCTAACGGCGGATATGCCGTCTATGCGCAGTGTGGGCTATCGTCAGGCGTGGGCCTACCTAGAAGGGCAGGATGATTTCGCTGCATTTCGGGACAAATCCATTGCGGCAACCCGTCAATTGGCGAAACGCCAAATAACGTGGTTACGCAGTTGGAAAACACCGCTTACTTGGTGTGACATGACGGCATCCGACGCTGTTTCTCATCTGTTGAAAACGGTGCGAGATGTCCATAGATAG
- the mutL gene encoding DNA mismatch repair endonuclease MutL: protein MSDAQSSRIHILSPRLANQIAAGEVVERPASVLKEVVENSIDAGATSIDIELEAGGTRLIRVRDNGSGIQPDDMPLALSRHATSKINTLDDLEGVESLGFRGEALAAISSVSRLELFSNVTDVPTQGWRVCAEGREMVSRVTPAPHPRGTSLLIRDLFFNTPARRKFLRTEKTEFGHVEETFRRLALSRFDIGWRLQHNQKVLHHLRPADHPTACEARVAALLGKDMMQNALQVDAEATGLRLWGWVGAPTHTRAQADQQYFFVNGRVIRDRLVAHAIRQAYRDVLYNGRHPIFVLYLELDPHVVDVNVHPTKHEVRFRDSRLVHDFLFSSLHRALADTRAGAKRAEEEPSTERVDPATGEILTAPSGAARETERAPQQQAFGLAPRDTSPSLSSGTGGSGSAARTSNEPRPAAERIKEFMDGYRALHPREQEAQLLSPQRVSTAGSGSVPPVAMPVALQKASVPLDMTDADDRMIPQSQSQSQSQSQSQSQSQSQSQSQSQSQSQSQSQSQSQSQSQSQSQSQSQGVTTVPRLPEDDATTAPPLGYAVAQLHGVYILSQTAEGMVIVDMHAAHERITYERLKQQYDAGQVSAQPLLVPVSIAVSEAQVELAMQEQDAFVRLGVELDAAGPETLLVRQIPTLLIGRSGQEDVEPLIRDMLDELEKFGRSDRIQARLNEILSTMACHGSVRANRHLTLNEMNALLRDMEITERSGQCNHGRPTWTTLSMKDLDKLFLRGQ from the coding sequence ATGAGTGACGCTCAAAGTTCTCGAATTCATATTCTTTCGCCGCGACTGGCGAACCAGATCGCGGCGGGTGAGGTGGTTGAACGCCCGGCTTCAGTGCTCAAGGAAGTGGTCGAAAACTCAATCGACGCCGGTGCTACCTCAATCGACATCGAACTGGAAGCTGGTGGCACGCGGTTGATCCGCGTGCGTGACAACGGTTCGGGTATCCAGCCTGACGATATGCCGCTGGCGCTGTCCCGCCATGCCACTAGCAAGATCAACACCCTTGATGATCTGGAAGGGGTGGAAAGTCTGGGGTTTCGCGGTGAGGCACTGGCGGCGATCAGTTCCGTATCGCGCCTTGAGCTGTTCTCAAACGTGACCGATGTGCCGACTCAGGGCTGGCGCGTCTGTGCCGAAGGGCGCGAGATGGTCTCACGCGTGACGCCAGCGCCTCATCCCCGCGGTACGTCGTTGCTGATCCGGGATCTGTTCTTCAATACGCCCGCCCGCCGCAAGTTCCTGCGTACGGAAAAAACCGAATTTGGTCATGTTGAAGAAACGTTCCGTCGTCTAGCGCTGTCGCGCTTCGATATCGGTTGGCGATTGCAGCACAACCAGAAGGTATTGCACCATCTGCGGCCTGCTGACCACCCGACCGCCTGCGAAGCGCGTGTTGCGGCTCTGCTGGGCAAGGACATGATGCAGAACGCCCTGCAGGTTGATGCTGAAGCTACCGGGCTGCGCCTGTGGGGCTGGGTCGGCGCGCCCACGCACACCCGCGCGCAGGCAGACCAGCAGTACTTCTTCGTCAACGGCCGTGTTATTCGCGACCGGCTGGTGGCGCATGCCATTCGTCAGGCCTACCGCGATGTGCTGTATAACGGGCGTCATCCGATCTTCGTGCTGTATCTGGAACTTGATCCTCACGTCGTCGATGTCAACGTGCACCCGACCAAGCATGAAGTGCGTTTCCGCGATTCGCGCCTGGTACACGACTTCCTGTTTTCCAGTCTTCACCGTGCATTGGCTGATACGCGTGCTGGGGCGAAACGTGCCGAAGAGGAACCCTCCACCGAGCGCGTCGATCCGGCGACAGGTGAAATCCTGACGGCCCCCAGTGGTGCCGCACGCGAAACCGAGCGCGCGCCTCAGCAGCAGGCCTTTGGGTTGGCGCCGCGCGATACCTCGCCTTCATTGAGCAGCGGGACGGGAGGGAGTGGTAGTGCCGCGCGCACAAGCAATGAGCCTCGTCCGGCGGCAGAGCGTATCAAAGAGTTTATGGACGGCTACCGTGCATTGCATCCGCGCGAGCAGGAAGCGCAGCTACTGTCACCACAGCGCGTAAGCACGGCGGGCAGTGGCTCAGTACCCCCTGTAGCAATGCCAGTAGCATTGCAGAAGGCTTCAGTGCCGCTGGACATGACGGATGCCGATGATCGCATGATCCCGCAGTCGCAGTCGCAGTCGCAGTCGCAGTCGCAGTCGCAGTCGCAGTCGCAGTCGCAGTCGCAGTCGCAGTCGCAGTCGCAGTCGCAGTCGCAGTCGCAGTCGCAGTCGCAGTCGCAGTCGCAGTCGCAGTCGCAGTCGCAGTCGCAAGGCGTTACTACAGTCCCGCGTCTTCCAGAGGATGATGCCACTACTGCGCCGCCACTGGGCTATGCCGTGGCACAGCTGCACGGTGTCTATATCCTGTCGCAGACTGCGGAAGGCATGGTGATTGTAGACATGCATGCCGCCCACGAACGCATCACCTACGAGCGTCTCAAGCAGCAGTACGATGCGGGGCAGGTCAGTGCTCAGCCACTGCTGGTTCCCGTATCAATAGCGGTCAGCGAGGCGCAGGTTGAACTGGCTATGCAGGAGCAGGATGCTTTTGTGCGTCTCGGTGTCGAGCTGGATGCGGCCGGTCCTGAAACGCTGCTGGTACGCCAGATACCGACTCTGCTGATTGGGCGTAGCGGTCAGGAAGATGTCGAGCCACTGATTCGCGACATGTTGGATGAGCTGGAAAAGTTTGGTCGTTCCGATCGCATTCAGGCGCGCTTGAACGAGATCCTGTCTACGATGGCATGTCACGGCAGCGTACGCGCTAATCGTCACCTGACCCTCAACGAGATGAACGCCTTGCTGCGTGATATGGAAATTACTGAGCGCAGCGGGCAGTGCAATCACGGGCGTCCGACGTGGACGACGCTGTCAATGAAAGATCTGGACAAATTGTTCCTGCGTGGGCAGTAG
- a CDS encoding N-acetylmuramoyl-L-alanine amidase — MRRLWHWALLCLLVLVAPSVLAAELQGMRTWTQDGTTRVVFDLSQDVPYRVFTLEKPDRLVVDFDNTQVKANLNGTAQREALFRNVRWAARDGHHLRLVVDLAQPVIYSQFPMGPAAGRKGSRVVVDLQRAGSAARQLADDHPSTVKRDPINDIVQQQAANARRQAETPAAPDVAAQQVANARIGRGRNIIVVIDPGHGGKDPGAGGSGGVHEKDVVLAIARRLKATLDATPGFQAVLTRNSDVFLPLRDRSAFARRHHADLFVSIHADAARSTTPRGSSVFALSQHGATSETARWLAQSENSADLIGGVGGDLSLEDKDEMLRGVLLDLSMTATVNASLSVGNDVIKQIGSFNRLHKGSVEQAGFVVLKSPDIPSLLVETGFITTPAEARLLQTPAHQQKLATAISTGIQHYFRRHPPPGTGLASSAARPTSAAPVAARAPSATVGSTNVSGVSGRHRVSTGETLSSIAAAYGTDIATLKRLNALKRDQVNVGQVLKLP, encoded by the coding sequence GTGAGGCGGCTCTGGCACTGGGCATTGCTGTGCCTGTTGGTGCTGGTGGCACCCTCGGTGCTGGCCGCCGAGCTGCAGGGCATGCGGACATGGACGCAGGACGGCACTACGCGCGTGGTCTTCGATCTATCGCAGGATGTGCCTTACCGGGTCTTTACGCTTGAGAAGCCCGATCGGTTGGTAGTGGACTTCGACAATACGCAGGTCAAAGCCAACCTGAACGGCACCGCCCAGCGCGAGGCGCTGTTCCGCAATGTACGCTGGGCCGCGCGTGACGGGCATCATCTGCGCTTGGTCGTCGACTTAGCGCAGCCGGTGATATATAGCCAGTTCCCGATGGGGCCCGCCGCGGGGCGTAAGGGCAGTCGCGTCGTCGTTGACTTACAGCGTGCCGGTTCGGCCGCGCGCCAGTTGGCTGACGATCACCCTTCAACGGTCAAGCGTGATCCTATCAATGATATCGTGCAGCAGCAGGCGGCCAACGCACGGCGTCAAGCAGAAACACCGGCGGCTCCCGATGTGGCGGCTCAGCAGGTGGCCAATGCGCGAATCGGCAGAGGGCGCAATATCATCGTCGTGATCGATCCCGGTCACGGTGGTAAAGACCCCGGTGCCGGTGGTAGCGGGGGCGTGCATGAAAAGGATGTGGTGCTGGCGATTGCCCGACGCCTGAAGGCCACGCTGGATGCCACGCCGGGCTTTCAAGCCGTGTTGACGCGCAACAGTGATGTCTTCCTGCCATTGCGTGATCGCAGCGCCTTTGCGCGGCGTCACCATGCTGATCTGTTTGTGTCGATTCATGCGGATGCCGCGCGTTCCACGACGCCGCGCGGTTCATCGGTATTCGCGCTATCGCAGCATGGTGCGACCTCCGAAACGGCCCGCTGGCTGGCACAGTCCGAAAACAGCGCCGATTTGATTGGCGGCGTGGGCGGTGATCTCAGTCTCGAAGATAAGGATGAAATGCTGCGCGGCGTGCTGCTCGACCTCAGCATGACGGCGACTGTCAATGCCTCGCTGAGTGTCGGTAACGATGTCATCAAGCAGATCGGGAGTTTCAACCGGCTGCACAAAGGCAGTGTAGAGCAGGCTGGCTTTGTGGTGCTGAAGTCGCCCGATATTCCTTCGCTGCTGGTCGAAACCGGCTTTATTACCACACCGGCGGAAGCCCGCTTGCTGCAGACCCCTGCGCATCAGCAGAAGCTGGCAACGGCGATTTCGACGGGTATCCAGCACTACTTCCGGCGTCATCCACCGCCCGGAACAGGGCTGGCCTCCAGTGCTGCACGCCCGACCTCTGCTGCGCCCGTGGCAGCGCGTGCGCCGAGCGCCACTGTTGGCAGCACGAACGTCAGTGGTGTCAGCGGACGCCACCGGGTTAGTACGGGTGAAACGCTAAGCAGCATTGCTGCTGCCTATGGGACGGATATCGCGACGTTGAAGCGGCTCAATGCGCTTAAACGGGATCAGGTCAACGTTGGACAGGTGCTGAAACTGCCATGA